The following DNA comes from Microbacterium wangchenii.
ATCGCGAGGACGATCATCGTCGCGATCGACAGGGCGGGGTCCGAGCCGATGGCCAGGAGCGTCTGGCGCGGGACGAGCACCTGCACCGCCCCGGCGATGCCCGAGCCGATCACGAGCGCCGGCATGACCGCGCGCAGCTCGACGACGAACTGGGCGAGGCTCCGCCGCGTCCGGGTCGCGCTCGCGCCGGGGCCGTCCAGGCTGACGGCGCACGTCTGGCGGAACCGGTCGGTCACGAGCGCGTCGGGATCGGGGTGGCGGCTGTACAGCCACCCGAGCAGGTTGGCCACGAGGTAGCCGCCGACCAGGCGCGCCACCAGGATGCCGTCGCTCCACCCGAACGCCGCGTGGGTGGTGAGGATCACGATGGGGTTCACGATCGGTGCGGCGACCAGGAAGGTCAGCGTGTCGGACACGGAGAACCCGCGCATCATGAGGCCGCGGGCGAAGGGGACGTTGCCGCATTCGCACACCGGCAGCAGCATCCCCAGCAGCGACAGAACGGCACGCCGCGCCCACGCCCGCCGCGGCATCCATCGTTCGATCGCCCCCGCCGGCACCCACACCTGCACCACGACCGACAGCAGCACACCGAGCACGACGAAGGGAAGCGATTCGATCAGGACGCTGAGGGCGAGGGTAAGGCCGTCCTGCGCTCGCCTCGGGAGCGCGTCGGCGAACAGCGCCGGCGCGAATGCGTCGATCGCGAACAGCGCCACCACGACGGCGACGCCGGCGGCGAGCCAGGGCACCGCGCGACCGCGCGTGCGCTGCCGTGCGGGGGCCGGTCGGGTCTGGGTCACGCCTGCTCTCGCTGCGCGGCCGCGCACGACGCGCACCGGCCGAAGATGTCGACGACGTGCTCGGCTTCGATGAACCCGTGCTGGGCGGCGGTGGCGCGCGCCCACTGCTCCACGTCGGTGGCGGCGATCTCCACCGTCAGCCCGCACGAACGGCAGATGAGGTGATGGTGGTGGCCCGCCGACGTGCAGGCACGGAAGAGGTTCTCGCCCTCGGGGCTCTGCAGGGAGTCGGCCTCGCCCTGCGCGGCCATTCCGGCCAGCGTGCGGTACACCGTGGCCAGCCCGATGCCGGTGTTCTCTTCGCGCAAGGTGGCGTGCAGCGACTGGGCGCTCACGAAGCCGCGGGCGTCGGTGAGCGCCTCACGCACGCGTTCGCGCTGCCACGTGTTGCGCTGGGCCATGCCCCGAATCCTACCGGCGCCCCCTGAACGCAGCCCGGGCGCGGGCGCGGCGTCGCCTCGCCCGCCTCACCACGGCGCAGGACGCTCGGCGTCGCGCGTGGCGTCGTCGGGCAGTTCGGGCAGCTCGTACCCACCGGCCCGGATGCAGATCCACCGCAGCTCCGAGTCGGCGTCGGGCAGGGCGCGCCACGTGCGCCAGACCCCCTGGCCCACGCGCACGACCGTTCCCGGGCCGACGTCGACGACGTCCTCGTCCAGCCCCATCTGCCCGCGGCCGTCGAGGAAGAGGTACACCTCCTCGATGCGGGAATGCGTGTGCCAGTACCCCGCCTCCTCGCCCGGTGCCAGCGCGTTGGCGGTGAGACCGATGTACTGCAGCGGCAGATCGAAGTCGACGACGCGGCGCCCCTCGCGGGAGGTCTCCGGCCGGAAGCCGCCGAAGTGGGCGCGCCACTGATCCAGGGCGCCCAGTTCGGTCACCTCGTAGGGGCGGGTGGGTGCGGTCATGGCGCCTCCTGTCGCTATCCGCGATTGTGCCGCGGCATCCGTGCGGCAGCCAGCGGATGCCGCGGACTCGGCGCGAATCGAATGGTCGCTGGCCGGGGGATCGCGGTCATCCCTTCCGGGAGGAGCGCATGGCGGCCTTCTGCGTGAGGTCGGTGCGGCGCTGGAACTCGTCGTACTCGGGGGTGCCCAGGCCCACGAGCGCGACCCGCCCCTCGCCGTCGTGGTGCAACCCCCATCCGTATCGCTTGGGCAGCGGCGAGGCGCGCAGGCAGGCGTGATCCTTCGCGAAGAACCGCTCCCACTCCTCGGTCCGCCGCGCGTCGTCGATGCCCGAGCGGATCGCGTACACCGCGAAGAGGACCTCGTCCGAGGTCAGTTCGTACGGATGGTCGCGGAGAAGGTCGTACTGCAGCGACGCGACCGTGGGCGTGGCGCCGGCCGGTGGCGCCTCGGCCGCGGGGGCGGGGCAGTCCGGCGCGACGGCGATGAAGGTGTTCCGGTAGTTGGTGGTCACGCGCTCATCCTGTCGCCTGCCGGGCGTCGCGTATTGCAGAATTGCGCCAATGAGCGCGCGACGGACACGAGCGATCAGCGCGAGCGAGCGCACCGGCGTGCTGCAGCCGGCCAACCTCGCGCGATTCGATGCGCGGTGGATCGTCCCGCCCGACGACGTCCGCGAGATCGTGGACACCTACTGGGCGGTGCGTTGGCATCTCGACGCCGGCGAGTCCATCGCGCAGCGCATCATCGACCACCCCTCCGTCACCTTCAGCATCGAGCACGGCGACGTGGACGCTCCGTTCGTCGTGACCTCGGCCCGCTCCCACGCGTGGACGCGCACTCTCGCCGGACGCGGCGACGTCTTCGCGATCCGGCTGCGGCCTGCGGGTCTCGCGGTCCTGTCCGACCTCGACCCGGCGTCGCTGGGCCCCGAGCAGGAGCTGACGGCCGCGCTCGACGCCCGCGCGCACGCGCTGCTCGAGCGGATCGCGTCCGCCCCCGACCCGGCGCGCCGCGCGGAGCTGGCCGACGCGCTCGTGCGCGCGCGGCTCGCCGAGCGGCCGCTGCGGGCGTCTCAGCGGATCGCGAACGCGGCGCTGGAGGCCCTCACCGCCCAGCCGCACGTGCAGCGGATCCACGACGTCGCGGCGCTGCTGGGCACCAGCGAGCGGACGCTCCAGCGGGCGCTGCGGACGCACGTCGGGCGCGGCCCGGGCGAGATCGCGCGCCGCATCCGGCTCCAGGAGGTCGTGCGGTGTCTGTCCGTGGCGGACGGCGACATCGCCGGGATCGCCGTCGATCTCGGTTACGTCGACCAGGCGCATCTGACCAACGAGTTCCGCCGGGTTGCCGGTGTCACCCCCGGCGCCTACGTCGAGGCCCTCGCCCGGACGCAGGCCGCTCTTCGCGGGCCGGCGGCCTGACCTGTAGCGGTCGTCAGGCGCGGGCGCGGACGACCCGGTCGCGCCGGGTGCCGATGACGCGGCACACGAGGTAGATGACGAACGAGATCGTGGTGATGTAGGGGCTCACCGGCAGGGTTCCGGCGACGGCGAGGAGGATGCCGCCGACGGCGGAGACGAACCCGAACACCGCCGCCAGCACCGGCACCGACACCGGCCCGGAGGCCACGCGCATGGCCGCGGCGGCGGGGGTGACCAGCAGCGCCATGACCAGCAGCGCGCCGATGATGTGCACTGCGACGGCCACGACGAGGCCGAGCAGCAGCATGAACGCGAGCGAGACCGCGGTGGTGGGCACCCCGCGCGCGGCGGCGGACTGCGGGTCGAGGGAGTCGAACCGCAACGGCCGCCAGATGAGCAGCAGCGCCACGAGCACCGCCGCTCCGATCGCGATCAGCCAGCCGAGCTGCCCGCTCTGGACCGACACGATCTGGCCCGTCAGCAGGCTGAACCGGTTCGCGCTGCGGCCGTCGTAGAGCGACAGGAAGAGGATGCCCAGCCCCAAGCCGAAGGGCATCAGCACCCCGATGATCGAGTTGCGGTCGCGCGCGCGGGCACCGAGCCATCCGATGATCGCGGCGGCCAGCACGGATCCGAGAATCGAACCGGTGATGACGTCGAAGCCCAGCAGCAGCGCCGCCGCCGCGCCGGCGAACGACAGCTCGCTGATCCCGTGCACGGCGAAGGCCATGTCGCGCTGCATGACGAAGACGCCGATGAGCCCGCCCACCAGCCCCAGCACGGCACCCGCGATGAGGGAGTTGGACACCAGGGCGAGGATCGCGCCGTAATCGGGGAGCCCGCCGAACAGAGCGTCCCACGCATCCGCGCCCATCAGTGCCCGCCCTCGGAGTCGTGGTGGTGGTGGTGGTGGTGCGTGTCCTCGGCGTCGGGGGCACCGACCACGACGAGCCGGTCGGCGGCGCGGAGCACGTACACGGGCGCGCCGTAGAGGTCGCTGAGGACGCGGGAGTTGAGTACGTCGTCGGGGCGGCCCAGCATGAAACGGCCGCCGGCGAGGTAGAGGATGCGGTCGACCTTGCCGAGCACCGGGTTGATGTCGTGGGTGACCAGCATCACGGCGGCGCCGGTGTTCCGGCGGTGGCGGTCGATGAGGCGCACGACGGCCTGCTGATTGGCGAGGTCGAGGCTCGTGAGCGGTTCATCGCACAGCAGCAGCGGCGGAGCATCCGCGAGGGCCTGACCGACGCGCAGCCGCTGCTGCTCGCCGCCGGAGAGGAGGCCCACCGGGCGGTCGGCGAAGTCCTCGGCGCCCACCTCCCGTACGAGGCGATCGATCCGCGCGCGGTCGCCGCGCCGCGGGAACGGGAAGCCGAACCGGTGCCCGTCGACGCCGAGGCCGACGAGGTCGCGCCCGCGCAGCGGGGTCTCGGCGGGCAGCGGCCGCTGCTGCGGGATGTAGCCGATGCGGCGGTTGCCGGGCCGGCGGACCTCGGTGCCGAGGGCGTGGATGCTGCCGGCGCTGAGCGGTTCCAGACCGAGGATGGCGCGCAGCAGCGTCGTCTTGCCCGAGCCGCTGGGGCCCAGGACCGCGATGAGCTCGCCGGGCTGCACCTCGAGGTCCAGCCCGCTCCACAGCGTGTGGTCTCCGCGACGCAGCGCTGCCCCGCGGATCTGGAGGGGAGGTGCGGTCGTCACCGGCTCAGCGCGTCGGCCAGCGCCGCGACGTTCTCGTCCATCCACGAAAGGTAAGTCTGACCCTCCGGGAGCGTCTCCGCGAACTCCACCACCGGGATGCCGGCGCTTTCGGCGGCGCGGATGGCCTCCTCGGTCTCCGGCCCGCCGGTCTGGGCGTTGGCGATCACGACGCGCACGTCGCCGTCCTCGAGGAGGCGCAGGGCCTCCAGCAGCGTCGACGGCGGCACGTCCTGGCCTTCCTCGACGGCCTCGGTGAACGCGGGCGGGGTGACGTTGTGCAGGTCTGCGGCGGTGACGAGGTACAGCGCGACCGGCTCGGTCACGAACACCTGGGCGCCCGCGTCGCTCGTCGCGACGGCGGCGAGCGCGTCCTCGACCTCGGCGATGCCCGCCTCGAACTCCTCGAGGTTCGCGGCGAAGTCCTCCGCCCGGTCGGGGTCGAGGGCGGTGAGCTCGTCGGCGATGGCCTCGGCGAAGTGCGCCATGGCGTGCGGGTCGTACCAGACGTGCTCGTTGAACCCCTCGACGTGGGCGTGGTCGCCGTGGTCGTGCTCGGTGTGCTCGTCTTCGGCGTCGTCGGTGTGCGCGGCCTCCGCCTCGTGCCCCGCGTTCTCGGGCCAGTCGTGGGAGAACTCCGCGGCGGTCAGGACCGGCGCATCCACGCCCGAGGACTCGATGAGGGCGTCGATGAACCCGTCGTAGCCGCCGCCGTTCTCCAGGATGAGGTCGGCGCGGCTCACCGCGAGCTGGTCCTGCGCGCTCGGTTCGAAGGAGTGCGGATCCTGCGCCCCCGACGTGACGATCGAGGTGACTTCCACCGCATCCCCGCCGATCGCCTCGGCGATCTGCCCGTAGACGTCGGTGGAGGCGACCACCCGGACCGCTCCGTCGTCGGCGTCGGGGCCGCTCGCGCAGCCGGCGAGCGCCAGGGCGGACACGGCGAGCAGGGAGAGCGGAGCCAGGCGCGAGGACGTCATGCCGCCACTCTACCGGCTAATGAGAATCGTTATCACCACACCGTGGGCGTGGGATGCGGTCAGTCCAGGAGGAGGGCGGGCTCCTCGAGGATCGAGGCGACGTCGGCGATGAAGCGGCTCATGCCGTCGCCGTCGATGACACGATGATCGAACGACCCGGCGACGGTGGTGACCCAGCGCGGACGCACCTCGCCGTCCACGACCCACGGTTTCTGGCGGATCGTGCCGAGCGCGACGATGCCGGCCTCCCCGCCGTTGATGATGGGCGTGCCCGCATCCATCCCGAACACGCCGATGTTGGTGATGGTGATCGTGCCGCCCCGCTGGTCGGCCGGGGTGGTCTTGCCCTCGCGGGCGGTGAGGGTCAGCTTCTCCAGCGCGCGGGCCAGCTCGCGCATGCTGAGGTCCTGCGCATCCTTGATGTTGGGGACGAGGAGCCCGCGCGGGGTGGCCGCGGCGATCCCCAGATTGACGTAGTGGTGCAGGCGGATCTGCGCGCCCTCTTCGCCGTCGACCCATGCCGCGTTCACCATGGGCGTGCGCCGCACGGCCCAGATGACCGCGCGCGCCATGATCAGCAGCGGCGAGACCTTCACGTCGGCGAAGTCGGGCGAGGACTTCAGCCGCTTGACCAGCTCCATCGTCCGGGAGGCATCGACGTCGGTCCACACCGACACGTGCGGCGCGGAGTAGGCGGTGCGGACCATGCTGCTGGCCACCGCCTTGCGCACGCCGCGGACGGGGATCGACTCCTCGCGGTCACCTCCGGCGGGCGCCGCAGCCGCCGGCTCGGGGGCGGCCTCGGCGGGCACGGGGATCGTCTCCTCACGCACGGCGCCCCACTCGGGCGTTTCGATGTTGCGGAAGACGCTGGCCTGCGACGCGTGCCGGACGACGTCCTCGCGTGTGACCTCGCCGGCCGAGCCGCTCGGGCTCACGGCGGACAGGTCGACGCCGAGGTCGCGCGCGAGCTTGCGGATCGGGGGCTTGGCGATGACCCCGACGGATGCGGCGACGGGGCGCTCCGCG
Coding sequences within:
- a CDS encoding permease, with product MTQTRPAPARQRTRGRAVPWLAAGVAVVVALFAIDAFAPALFADALPRRAQDGLTLALSVLIESLPFVVLGVLLSVVVQVWVPAGAIERWMPRRAWARRAVLSLLGMLLPVCECGNVPFARGLMMRGFSVSDTLTFLVAAPIVNPIVILTTHAAFGWSDGILVARLVGGYLVANLLGWLYSRHPDPDALVTDRFRQTCAVSLDGPGASATRTRRSLAQFVVELRAVMPALVIGSGIAGAVQVLVPRQTLLAIGSDPALSIATMIVLAMVVSICSNVDAFFALSFASAFTPGSLVAFLLVGPIADVKMLALLRTTFSTRVLVGITAIVVAAAFALGTVVNLLV
- a CDS encoding Fur family transcriptional regulator, which codes for MAQRNTWQRERVREALTDARGFVSAQSLHATLREENTGIGLATVYRTLAGMAAQGEADSLQSPEGENLFRACTSAGHHHHLICRSCGLTVEIAATDVEQWARATAAQHGFIEAEHVVDIFGRCASCAAAQREQA
- a CDS encoding cupin domain-containing protein, which encodes MTAPTRPYEVTELGALDQWRAHFGGFRPETSREGRRVVDFDLPLQYIGLTANALAPGEEAGYWHTHSRIEEVYLFLDGRGQMGLDEDVVDVGPGTVVRVGQGVWRTWRALPDADSELRWICIRAGGYELPELPDDATRDAERPAPW
- a CDS encoding DUF6157 family protein; translated protein: MTTNYRNTFIAVAPDCPAPAAEAPPAGATPTVASLQYDLLRDHPYELTSDEVLFAVYAIRSGIDDARRTEEWERFFAKDHACLRASPLPKRYGWGLHHDGEGRVALVGLGTPEYDEFQRRTDLTQKAAMRSSRKG
- a CDS encoding helix-turn-helix transcriptional regulator; the protein is MSARRTRAISASERTGVLQPANLARFDARWIVPPDDVREIVDTYWAVRWHLDAGESIAQRIIDHPSVTFSIEHGDVDAPFVVTSARSHAWTRTLAGRGDVFAIRLRPAGLAVLSDLDPASLGPEQELTAALDARAHALLERIASAPDPARRAELADALVRARLAERPLRASQRIANAALEALTAQPHVQRIHDVAALLGTSERTLQRALRTHVGRGPGEIARRIRLQEVVRCLSVADGDIAGIAVDLGYVDQAHLTNEFRRVAGVTPGAYVEALARTQAALRGPAA
- a CDS encoding metal ABC transporter permease, which encodes MGADAWDALFGGLPDYGAILALVSNSLIAGAVLGLVGGLIGVFVMQRDMAFAVHGISELSFAGAAAALLLGFDVITGSILGSVLAAAIIGWLGARARDRNSIIGVLMPFGLGLGILFLSLYDGRSANRFSLLTGQIVSVQSGQLGWLIAIGAAVLVALLLIWRPLRFDSLDPQSAAARGVPTTAVSLAFMLLLGLVVAVAVHIIGALLVMALLVTPAAAAMRVASGPVSVPVLAAVFGFVSAVGGILLAVAGTLPVSPYITTISFVIYLVCRVIGTRRDRVVRARA
- a CDS encoding metal ABC transporter ATP-binding protein; amino-acid sequence: MTTAPPLQIRGAALRRGDHTLWSGLDLEVQPGELIAVLGPSGSGKTTLLRAILGLEPLSAGSIHALGTEVRRPGNRRIGYIPQQRPLPAETPLRGRDLVGLGVDGHRFGFPFPRRGDRARIDRLVREVGAEDFADRPVGLLSGGEQQRLRVGQALADAPPLLLCDEPLTSLDLANQQAVVRLIDRHRRNTGAAVMLVTHDINPVLGKVDRILYLAGGRFMLGRPDDVLNSRVLSDLYGAPVYVLRAADRLVVVGAPDAEDTHHHHHHHDSEGGH
- a CDS encoding metal ABC transporter solute-binding protein, Zn/Mn family gives rise to the protein MTSSRLAPLSLLAVSALALAGCASGPDADDGAVRVVASTDVYGQIAEAIGGDAVEVTSIVTSGAQDPHSFEPSAQDQLAVSRADLILENGGGYDGFIDALIESSGVDAPVLTAAEFSHDWPENAGHEAEAAHTDDAEDEHTEHDHGDHAHVEGFNEHVWYDPHAMAHFAEAIADELTALDPDRAEDFAANLEEFEAGIAEVEDALAAVATSDAGAQVFVTEPVALYLVTAADLHNVTPPAFTEAVEEGQDVPPSTLLEALRLLEDGDVRVVIANAQTGGPETEEAIRAAESAGIPVVEFAETLPEGQTYLSWMDENVAALADALSR
- a CDS encoding dihydrolipoamide acetyltransferase family protein; amino-acid sequence: MSTQTFLLPDVGEGLTEAEIVSWRVAPGDTVAVNDVIVEIETAKSLVELPSPFAGTVGDLLAAEGDTVNVGAPIITIADAAAAAAADTTVPQPSDPGGADAGGAVLVGYGTGGHVQSRRRRPAERPVAASVGVIAKPPIRKLARDLGVDLSAVSPSGSAGEVTREDVVRHASQASVFRNIETPEWGAVREETIPVPAEAAPEPAAAAPAGGDREESIPVRGVRKAVASSMVRTAYSAPHVSVWTDVDASRTMELVKRLKSSPDFADVKVSPLLIMARAVIWAVRRTPMVNAAWVDGEEGAQIRLHHYVNLGIAAATPRGLLVPNIKDAQDLSMRELARALEKLTLTAREGKTTPADQRGGTITITNIGVFGMDAGTPIINGGEAGIVALGTIRQKPWVVDGEVRPRWVTTVAGSFDHRVIDGDGMSRFIADVASILEEPALLLD